One window of Mesorhizobium sp. PAMC28654 genomic DNA carries:
- a CDS encoding ABC transporter permease, whose translation MIYAILRRFGQMLFVMFGISVIVFLIFFATPGADPAARIAGRNASPEVLEAVRHSFGFDRPLYVQYVKMMEKIFVTGDLTSFVNRGWKVVPAVLDSIPVTLSLVFGAAILWVVVSIIIGVVAAATRDSWLDKLLMALGLLGISMPVYWLGEVMNLITQSRYHDSWAFSWVPPLGYKNFSDDPKGWFLTLVIPWITLAILYIGIYGRVLRAAIIESLQEDYIRTARAKGLSETRILLRHALRTSLIAFITLFGLDFGALVGGSALLTEVVFGLHGIGKLTYDALQNLDLPMIMATVMYASMFVVIANAVVDFIYILLDPRLRTS comes from the coding sequence ATGATCTACGCAATCCTGCGCCGTTTCGGTCAGATGCTGTTCGTGATGTTCGGCATCTCGGTCATCGTCTTCCTGATTTTCTTCGCGACTCCGGGCGCCGACCCCGCCGCGCGCATCGCCGGGCGCAACGCATCGCCCGAAGTGCTGGAAGCGGTGCGCCACAGTTTCGGCTTCGACCGGCCGCTCTACGTGCAATATGTGAAGATGATGGAGAAGATCTTCGTCACGGGCGATCTCACCTCCTTCGTCAATCGTGGTTGGAAGGTGGTTCCGGCGGTGCTGGATTCCATCCCGGTCACGCTCTCCCTGGTGTTCGGGGCGGCGATCCTGTGGGTGGTGGTATCCATCATCATCGGCGTCGTCGCCGCCGCCACTCGCGACAGCTGGCTGGACAAGCTTCTGATGGCGCTGGGGTTGCTCGGCATTTCCATGCCGGTCTACTGGCTGGGCGAGGTGATGAACCTGATCACCCAGAGCCGCTACCATGACAGCTGGGCGTTCTCCTGGGTGCCGCCGCTTGGCTACAAGAACTTCTCCGACGATCCCAAGGGCTGGTTCCTGACGCTGGTCATTCCGTGGATCACGCTGGCCATTCTCTACATCGGCATCTACGGGCGCGTCTTGCGCGCGGCGATCATCGAATCCCTGCAGGAAGACTATATCCGTACGGCCCGCGCCAAGGGCCTGTCGGAAACCCGCATCCTGCTGCGCCATGCCCTGCGCACCTCGCTCATCGCCTTCATCACTTTGTTCGGCCTGGACTTCGGCGCGCTGGTGGGTGGCTCCGCCCTGCTGACTGAAGTGGTGTTCGGGCTGCACGGGATAGGCAAACTCACCTATGACGCGCTGCAGAACCTCGATCTGCCGATGATCATGGCAACGGTGATGTACGCTTCCATGTTCGTGGTCATCGCCAACGCGGTGGTTGATTTCATCTACATCCTTCTCGATCCGCGCCTGAGGACATCATGA
- a CDS encoding ABC transporter ATP-binding protein → MILSVRDLRVSFRADDGLVRAIDGVSFDLEEGEILGVVGESGSGKTVSLLAVMGLITDPNAVIEGSIRYKGRELVGLPARELRRLRGNEIAMIFQDPMTALTPVYTIGWQIAEQIRAHRNISKSKAMERVEELLAEVNFPNPHEAMSRYPHQLSGGMRQRAVIAMALSCNPALLVADEPTTALDVTVQAGILDLVRKLRATYNSAVVFITHDMGVVSELADRVMVMYAGRVVERGSRMELFSDPRHPYTRALLGSIPPLTGERPRRLPAIPGSPPSLLRLPQGCAFGPRCPVQYEPCVTGKPDLGVGTHAAACFRVAQA, encoded by the coding sequence ATGATACTGTCGGTGCGCGATCTTCGAGTGTCCTTCCGCGCCGATGACGGCCTAGTGCGGGCCATAGACGGCGTTTCCTTCGATCTCGAAGAGGGCGAGATCCTCGGCGTCGTCGGTGAATCCGGCTCCGGCAAGACCGTGTCGCTGCTGGCTGTCATGGGTCTCATCACCGATCCTAACGCGGTCATCGAAGGCTCGATCCGCTACAAGGGCCGCGAGCTGGTGGGACTGCCCGCGCGCGAGCTCCGACGCCTGCGCGGCAACGAGATCGCGATGATCTTCCAGGACCCGATGACGGCGCTGACGCCGGTCTACACGATCGGCTGGCAGATCGCCGAACAGATCCGCGCGCATCGCAACATCAGCAAATCCAAGGCGATGGAGCGCGTGGAAGAACTGTTGGCCGAAGTGAACTTTCCCAACCCCCACGAGGCGATGTCACGCTATCCGCATCAGCTCTCCGGCGGTATGCGCCAGCGGGCGGTGATTGCCATGGCGCTGTCCTGCAATCCGGCACTGCTGGTGGCGGACGAGCCGACCACGGCGCTCGACGTCACGGTGCAGGCAGGCATTCTCGACCTCGTGCGCAAGCTGCGCGCGACATACAATTCGGCGGTGGTCTTCATCACGCACGATATGGGCGTGGTCTCCGAACTCGCCGATCGTGTGATGGTCATGTATGCTGGGCGCGTTGTGGAACGCGGCAGCCGCATGGAGCTGTTTTCCGACCCGAGGCACCCCTATACGCGCGCGCTGCTCGGTTCGATCCCACCGCTGACGGGCGAAAGGCCGCGCCGCCTGCCGGCCATTCCCGGGTCGCCGCCGTCGCTGCTGCGATTGCCGCAAGGCTGCGCCTTCGGTCCGCGTTGCCCTGTTCAATACGAGCCCTGTGTGACCGGCAAGCCCGACCTAGGTGTCGGCACTCACGCCGCGGCGTGCTTCCGTGTGGCACAGGCATGA
- a CDS encoding ABC transporter ATP-binding protein, whose protein sequence is MIDKDQPILETRSLGKRFSIGSRFSSEGKRTVHAVDNVSLSVRRGETVGLVGESGCGKSTLARCLVRLYDITDGKLLFEGDDITSKSLSELRPLRRRLQMVFQDPSASLNPRRRVGDLVAEPLRIHTKLSSREITRRVAELFDLVGLLPDHVMRYPHEFSGGQRQRVGIARAIALNPDLVVLDEPVSALDVSVQAQIVNLLADLQEKLNLTYIFIAHDLSVVRQVSTRIAVMYLGSIVEEGPAEEVFATPAHPYSQALISAVPVVETTPSGTRKRIILTGDVPSPLKPPSGCRFHPRCPIAVERCRTERPEVREYQPGRKVACHFPTM, encoded by the coding sequence ATGATCGATAAAGACCAGCCAATCCTCGAAACGCGTTCGCTCGGCAAGCGCTTCTCGATCGGCTCCCGGTTCTCCTCCGAAGGCAAGCGAACCGTCCATGCGGTCGACAATGTTTCGCTGTCGGTGCGGCGCGGCGAGACGGTTGGTCTGGTCGGGGAATCCGGATGCGGCAAGTCCACGCTGGCGCGTTGCCTGGTGAGGCTCTACGACATCACCGACGGTAAGCTCCTGTTCGAAGGCGACGACATCACCTCGAAGTCTCTGTCAGAACTGAGGCCGCTGCGGCGGCGTCTGCAAATGGTGTTTCAGGACCCGTCGGCCTCGCTCAATCCGCGCCGTCGCGTCGGCGATCTGGTGGCTGAGCCGCTGCGGATCCATACCAAGCTTTCCTCGCGCGAGATCACCAGGCGCGTCGCGGAACTGTTCGACCTCGTTGGACTGCTACCGGACCATGTCATGCGCTACCCGCACGAATTCTCCGGCGGGCAACGCCAGCGTGTCGGCATCGCGCGGGCCATCGCCCTCAATCCCGATCTGGTCGTGTTGGACGAACCCGTCTCCGCGCTCGACGTGTCGGTGCAAGCGCAGATCGTCAACCTGCTTGCCGACCTCCAGGAGAAGCTGAACCTCACCTACATCTTCATCGCCCACGACCTGTCGGTGGTGCGTCAGGTCTCGACCCGCATCGCGGTCATGTATCTTGGCTCCATCGTAGAGGAGGGGCCCGCGGAAGAGGTGTTTGCAACACCTGCCCATCCCTACAGCCAGGCGCTGATCTCTGCTGTTCCTGTCGTGGAGACGACGCCCAGCGGGACGCGCAAGCGCATCATCCTGACCGGTGACGTGCCGAGCCCGCTCAAACCTCCGTCCGGATGCCGCTTCCACCCAAGATGCCCGATCGCGGTGGAGCGTTGCCGTACGGAGCGGCCAGAGGTGAGGGAATATCAACCCGGTCGCAAAGTGGCCTGCCACTTCCCGACGATGTAG
- a CDS encoding LysR substrate-binding domain-containing protein: MLEYVAVASPVHPPRPNDEGRITSGTSLLLFDQADIHTQRIGELLGPMISIKQRHYLPDWYALLSAAVAGVGYAVMPRRLVQDFIVSGKLITVIESAELFIPLYLHYWRLKSTRLDKLIGIARKVAAQKMLPPASQRNGVI, from the coding sequence ATGCTTGAATACGTTGCAGTCGCCTCGCCAGTTCACCCTCCACGACCAAACGATGAAGGGCGGATAACGTCAGGGACTTCGCTATTATTGTTTGATCAGGCCGATATTCACACTCAGCGGATTGGTGAACTGCTGGGACCTATGATCAGTATCAAGCAGCGACACTATCTGCCGGATTGGTACGCACTGCTGTCCGCGGCAGTGGCGGGAGTGGGCTACGCGGTCATGCCGCGCAGACTTGTTCAAGATTTCATCGTTTCAGGCAAACTGATCACCGTCATTGAAAGCGCGGAGCTATTCATCCCCCTTTATCTCCATTACTGGCGCCTAAAGAGCACCCGGTTGGATAAGCTTATCGGTATAGCCAGAAAAGTGGCCGCACAAAAAATGCTTCCTCCCGCATCGCAGCGGAACGGCGTGATCTGA
- a CDS encoding LysR family transcriptional regulator: MIELRELSSLLALKNTGSFNAAAALLHVTPGAMSQRIKQIEESIGQILIVRSSPVRLTHAGETLIRLAQQVELLIDDARQTLIGNECPIGLTVAVNHGSLATWFSDVAIEFVSLGIGGLDVRCADQHETVKLLTDGTAVAAVSAEATPPSGCDCVALACLNTLQSPRQFTLHDQTMKGG; encoded by the coding sequence ATGATCGAACTGCGTGAATTATCGTCACTGCTCGCACTGAAGAACACCGGAAGCTTCAACGCGGCAGCAGCGCTGCTACACGTAACTCCAGGTGCGATGTCCCAGAGAATCAAGCAGATCGAGGAAAGCATTGGCCAGATCCTGATCGTGCGATCGTCTCCGGTCCGATTGACACACGCCGGTGAAACGCTGATTCGCTTGGCTCAGCAAGTTGAATTGCTGATTGATGATGCGAGGCAAACGCTTATTGGCAATGAATGCCCCATCGGCTTAACCGTAGCGGTCAACCACGGATCGCTGGCAACATGGTTTTCCGATGTTGCTATCGAGTTTGTTTCTCTGGGCATTGGAGGGCTGGACGTCAGATGCGCGGATCAACATGAAACTGTCAAATTGCTAACCGATGGCACTGCTGTTGCTGCGGTTTCAGCGGAGGCAACGCCTCCCAGTGGGTGTGATTGTGTCGCTCTTGCATGCTTGAATACGTTGCAGTCGCCTCGCCAGTTCACCCTCCACGACCAAACGATGAAGGGCGGATAA
- a CDS encoding IS3 family transposase (programmed frameshift), translated as MSPKSSSAKKPAEQVVKDIRRATRRHFSAEDKIRIVLDGLRGEDSIAELCRKEGIAQSLYYTWSKEFMEAGKRRLAGDTARAATSDEVKDLRREAGALKECVADLTLENRLLKKKHDRGWGRARMRYPASEKLEIIRIVEQSHLPTRKTLDRLGIPRRTFYRWYDRYVEGGPEALQDRPSAPSRVWNRIPPAIHDQIIELALEQSELSPRELAVRFTDETRYFVSEASVYRLLKAYDLITSPAYVVIKAANEFHTKTTRPNEMWQTDFTYFKIIGWGWMYLSTVLDDYSRYIIAWKLCSTMRAEDVTDTLDMALTASGCDQAHVHHKPRLLSDNGPSYIAGELADYIQDQRMSHVRGAPMHPQTQGKIERWHQTLKNRILLENYFLPGDLEAQIAAFVEHYNHRRYHESLANVTPADAYFGRAAAIIKQRERIKRQTIQHRRLQHRKIAA; from the exons ATGAGCCCTAAATCCTCAAGTGCCAAGAAGCCTGCCGAGCAGGTGGTAAAGGACATTCGCCGGGCGACCCGGCGGCATTTTTCAGCGGAAGACAAGATCCGGATCGTGCTGGACGGGCTGCGCGGCGAAGACAGCATCGCCGAGCTGTGCCGCAAGGAAGGGATCGCGCAGAGCCTGTATTACACCTGGTCCAAGGAGTTCATGGAGGCCGGCAAGCGCCGATTGGCGGGTGATACCGCTCGTGCTGCCACCAGCGACGAGGTCAAGGATTTGCGCCGGGAGGCCGGCGCGCTGAAGGAATGCGTCGCTGATCTGACACTGGAAAACCGTCTGCTCA AAAAAAAGCATGATCGCGGATGGGGACGAGCAAGAATGAGATATCCCGCATCCGAAAAGCTCGAGATCATCAGGATCGTCGAGCAGTCACACCTGCCAACCCGCAAAACGCTGGACCGACTGGGCATCCCGCGCCGGACCTTCTATCGCTGGTATGACCGTTATGTCGAGGGCGGGCCTGAGGCGCTGCAGGATCGGCCCTCGGCGCCGAGCCGGGTGTGGAACCGCATCCCGCCTGCCATCCATGACCAGATCATCGAACTGGCGCTGGAGCAGTCCGAGCTCTCCCCGCGCGAACTGGCAGTACGGTTCACCGACGAGACGCGCTACTTCGTGTCAGAAGCCAGCGTTTACCGGCTCCTCAAGGCCTACGATCTGATCACCAGCCCGGCCTATGTGGTGATCAAGGCGGCGAACGAGTTCCACACCAAGACGACGCGACCCAACGAGATGTGGCAGACGGACTTCACCTACTTCAAGATCATCGGCTGGGGCTGGATGTACCTGTCGACCGTGCTCGACGATTACTCCCGCTACATCATCGCCTGGAAACTGTGCAGCACCATGCGGGCCGAGGACGTCACCGACACGCTGGACATGGCACTTACTGCCTCAGGGTGCGACCAGGCCCATGTGCACCACAAGCCTCGGCTGCTCAGCGATAATGGCCCCAGCTACATCGCCGGCGAACTGGCGGACTATATCCAGGACCAACGCATGAGCCATGTCCGGGGCGCTCCAATGCATCCCCAGACCCAAGGCAAGATCGAGCGCTGGCACCAGACCCTCAAAAACCGAATCCTCTTGGAGAACTACTTTCTGCCCGGCGACCTTGAGGCCCAGATCGCAGCCTTCGTCGAACATTACAACCATCGACGCTACCACGAGAGCCTGGCCAACGTAACGCCAGCCGACGCCTACTTCGGCAGGGCCGCAGCCATTATCAAACAGCGAGAAAGGATCAAACGCCAAACCATCCAACATCGGCGCTTGCAGCACCGCAAGATCGCCGCTTAA
- a CDS encoding CopG family transcriptional regulator, translating into MAKVPRKQRLSVYLNPRVMSRLAEHAARRDLSRSLVAEAAIESFLSPDAAERQEAAITKRLDQIDRRMTRQERDVGIAVETLAVFVRFWLATTPALPEPAAHAAHAKAGERYDAFVTALGRRLAKGPKLRQEISEDIDGGLDTLQTGKPVG; encoded by the coding sequence ATGGCAAAGGTTCCGCGCAAACAACGTCTGTCGGTCTATCTTAATCCGAGGGTCATGAGCAGGCTCGCCGAGCATGCGGCGCGCCGAGATCTTTCGCGGTCGCTCGTCGCGGAGGCGGCCATCGAGTCGTTCCTCTCACCCGATGCCGCCGAGCGACAGGAGGCGGCGATTACCAAGCGGCTCGACCAGATCGATCGTCGCATGACACGCCAGGAGCGCGATGTTGGAATCGCCGTGGAGACGCTCGCTGTTTTCGTCCGCTTCTGGCTGGCGACAACACCAGCGTTGCCCGAGCCCGCGGCGCATGCTGCCCACGCCAAGGCCGGTGAGCGCTATGATGCCTTCGTCACCGCGCTCGGCCGGCGCCTGGCGAAAGGTCCAAAGCTTCGACAGGAAATCTCCGAGGACATCGATGGCGGCCTGGACACACTCCAGACCGGCAAGCCCGTGGGCTAA
- a CDS encoding type II toxin-antitoxin system RelE/ParE family toxin: MGSSKDDLREFPVDVRRLMGVAINDAQNGEEHPAVKALKGFGGRSILEVVDDFDGDTYRAVYAVRFAGVIYVLHCFQKKSKKGRETPKHEIDLVTVRLKAAEAHYRENYGKGTKS; the protein is encoded by the coding sequence ATGGGGTCGTCGAAGGACGACCTGCGCGAGTTTCCGGTCGATGTTCGCCGGTTGATGGGTGTCGCAATCAACGACGCCCAGAATGGTGAGGAGCACCCGGCTGTCAAAGCCCTGAAAGGGTTTGGGGGCCGTAGCATCCTCGAGGTGGTCGACGACTTCGACGGAGATACCTACCGGGCCGTCTATGCGGTGCGCTTTGCCGGAGTGATCTACGTGCTTCATTGCTTCCAGAAGAAGTCGAAGAAGGGCAGGGAGACACCCAAGCACGAAATCGATCTCGTGACAGTGCGATTGAAGGCGGCCGAAGCGCACTACCGCGAAAACTATGGGAAAGGAACGAAGTCATGA
- a CDS encoding helix-turn-helix domain-containing protein translates to MTEDITAEVSSGNVFADLGFDNPEEELLKAKLAREIRAIIKRRRLTQAKSAELLGMKQPDVSAIATGRTGKFSIDRLVRCLDRLDYKVDVVVRHKPRRSTRAEAA, encoded by the coding sequence ATGACAGAAGACATCACCGCCGAAGTGAGCAGCGGCAACGTGTTTGCGGACCTCGGCTTTGACAATCCCGAAGAGGAATTGCTCAAGGCCAAGCTGGCCCGCGAGATCCGCGCCATTATCAAGCGCCGGCGTCTGACCCAGGCGAAGTCGGCCGAACTGCTCGGAATGAAACAGCCCGACGTCTCCGCGATCGCCACCGGGCGTACGGGCAAGTTTTCAATAGACAGGCTGGTTCGCTGTCTGGATCGGCTCGACTACAAGGTCGACGTGGTGGTTCGCCACAAGCCTCGACGGTCAACTCGTGCTGAGGCCGCTTGA
- the trbB gene encoding P-type conjugative transfer ATPase TrbB encodes MAASPHNSEGLARGARMLRTALGPAIARYLDDASIVEVMLNPDGRLWIDRLSEGLSDTGERLSAADGERIVRLVAHHVGAEVHAGAPRVSAELPETGERFEGLLPLVVAAPAFAIRKPAVAIFTLEDYVATGIMSARQADALRQGVANRANILVAGGTSTGKTTLINALLAEVAKTADRVVIIEDTRELQCAARNLVAMRTKDGVASLSDLVRSSLRLRPDRIPVGEVRGAEALELLKAWGTGHPGGLGTIHAGSAIGALRRMEQLIQEAVVTVPRALIAETIDLVAVLSGRGSARRLSELARVDGLRPDGDYLVAPAVIEGDDSPTLLVQSPEGENP; translated from the coding sequence ATGGCAGCTTCGCCTCACAATTCAGAAGGTCTGGCGCGCGGCGCGCGTATGCTGCGCACAGCGCTGGGACCTGCGATCGCCCGCTATCTCGACGATGCGAGCATCGTTGAAGTGATGCTCAACCCAGATGGGCGCTTGTGGATCGACCGTTTGTCCGAGGGGTTGTCCGACACAGGCGAACGTCTGTCGGCGGCGGACGGCGAGCGCATCGTTCGCCTCGTTGCTCATCATGTCGGCGCCGAAGTCCATGCCGGCGCCCCGCGCGTCTCGGCCGAGCTGCCCGAGACGGGCGAGCGGTTCGAGGGGCTTCTTCCTCTCGTCGTCGCGGCGCCCGCCTTCGCGATCCGCAAGCCTGCCGTCGCCATCTTCACCCTCGAAGATTATGTCGCGACCGGGATTATGTCGGCGCGCCAGGCGGACGCGCTGCGCCAGGGCGTTGCAAACCGCGCGAACATTCTCGTTGCAGGCGGCACATCCACGGGCAAGACCACGCTGATCAACGCGCTGCTCGCTGAAGTGGCCAAGACCGCCGATCGCGTCGTCATCATCGAGGATACGCGCGAGCTGCAATGCGCCGCGCGCAATCTCGTGGCGATGCGCACGAAAGACGGCGTCGCGTCTCTATCTGATCTTGTTCGCTCATCGCTGCGCCTGCGCCCCGACCGCATTCCGGTCGGCGAAGTGCGCGGGGCCGAGGCGCTCGAACTGCTCAAGGCCTGGGGCACCGGCCACCCCGGCGGCCTCGGCACGATCCACGCCGGCAGCGCCATCGGCGCGCTCCGCCGCATGGAACAGCTCATCCAGGAAGCCGTCGTCACGGTTCCCCGCGCGCTGATCGCCGAAACGATCGACCTGGTTGCCGTCCTTTCCGGCCGCGGCTCCGCGCGCCGGCTGTCCGAACTCGCCCGTGTCGATGGCCTGCGCCCGGACGGCGATTACCTGGTCGCGCCAGCCGTCATCGAGGGCGACGACAGCCCGACCTTGCTCGTCCAAAGCCCTGAAGGAGAAAATCCGTGA
- a CDS encoding TrbC/VirB2 family protein, producing the protein MRLARHRLAMTVSVPTLILVMAAPAHASGSSMPWEQPLQQILQSIEGPVAKIMAVIIIIVTGLTLAFGDTSGGFRRLIQIVFGLSIAFAASSFFLSFFSFGGGALI; encoded by the coding sequence CTGCGCCTCGCGCGCCATCGTCTCGCCATGACCGTTTCGGTTCCCACGCTCATCCTGGTGATGGCCGCGCCCGCCCATGCCTCCGGCTCTTCGATGCCGTGGGAACAGCCGCTGCAACAGATCCTCCAGTCGATCGAGGGCCCGGTCGCCAAGATCATGGCGGTGATCATCATCATCGTCACCGGCCTGACGCTCGCCTTCGGCGACACGTCGGGTGGCTTCCGCCGGCTCATCCAGATCGTGTTCGGCCTGTCCATCGCTTTCGCGGCGTCGAGCTTCTTCCTGTCGTTCTTCTCGTTCGGCGGCGGAGCGCTGATCTGA
- a CDS encoding alpha/beta fold hydrolase, producing MLHLRVSGVASQPTIMFLHGIGTSGWMWEDQFRRLTGFHCVAVDLPGHGLSRSVRWHSMERTADLVGDVIRAEVPGRKAHIVGLSLGAYVGLTLLSRNQEVADRAVLSGLNVLPLPNPWMMTVMGYLMAPILKTSAGARMNARALKVPDDHFEGYRKSLQQLSMQGFMAASRDAGAYSMPTGTANIRTPTLLIAGEREHALIQRSMDALAAVLPHAEKRFANSLGHGWNGEAPELFAATVRAWCDGARLPDVLLDHVPQ from the coding sequence ATGCTTCATTTGCGCGTTTCGGGCGTCGCGAGCCAGCCGACGATCATGTTTCTCCATGGGATAGGAACCAGCGGTTGGATGTGGGAGGACCAGTTTCGACGCCTGACCGGGTTTCATTGTGTGGCCGTCGATCTGCCGGGCCACGGCCTCAGCCGATCGGTCCGTTGGCATTCGATGGAACGCACGGCGGACTTGGTCGGCGATGTCATTCGCGCTGAGGTCCCGGGACGGAAGGCGCATATCGTCGGCCTTTCCCTCGGCGCCTATGTCGGGCTCACCCTTCTATCCAGGAATCAAGAGGTTGCGGACCGGGCCGTGCTGAGCGGCCTCAACGTGCTGCCGCTACCCAATCCCTGGATGATGACCGTGATGGGCTACCTGATGGCCCCGATTCTGAAGACGTCAGCTGGCGCCAGGATGAACGCCCGCGCGCTGAAGGTTCCCGACGACCATTTCGAGGGATACAGAAAGTCGCTTCAACAGCTGTCGATGCAAGGCTTCATGGCGGCCAGCCGCGACGCCGGCGCCTATTCGATGCCGACGGGAACCGCCAATATTAGGACACCCACGCTTCTAATCGCCGGAGAGCGCGAGCACGCGCTGATTCAGCGGTCGATGGACGCGCTGGCTGCTGTCCTGCCTCACGCCGAGAAGAGGTTCGCCAACAGCCTCGGGCATGGTTGGAACGGAGAAGCGCCCGAGCTGTTCGCGGCCACGGTAAGGGCGTGGTGCGACGGCGCGCGCTTGCCTGATGTGCTCTTGGATCATGTGCCCCAGTGA
- a CDS encoding type II toxin-antitoxin system VapC family toxin, whose amino-acid sequence MTRYLLDTNIISNVIKPEPSGSLLAWMGAQKDDDLFIASLTVAEIQRGILEKPKGKKRSSLETWFDGPEGPQALFAGRILPFDEKAGLVWARLMAGGKAKGRPRSALDTIIAAVAEANDCVVVTDNEKDFHGIDIINPLRDSAGFPS is encoded by the coding sequence GTGACGCGCTACCTCCTTGATACCAATATCATCAGCAATGTCATAAAGCCGGAGCCGTCGGGCTCGCTGCTGGCCTGGATGGGCGCCCAGAAAGACGACGACCTTTTCATTGCTTCGCTTACCGTCGCTGAAATCCAACGAGGTATCTTGGAGAAACCGAAGGGCAAGAAGCGCAGCAGCCTTGAAACTTGGTTCGACGGCCCCGAAGGCCCGCAAGCGCTGTTCGCCGGCCGCATCCTACCGTTTGACGAGAAAGCTGGCCTCGTCTGGGCGCGGCTGATGGCTGGCGGGAAGGCGAAGGGACGCCCCCGAAGCGCGCTCGACACCATCATCGCCGCGGTCGCCGAGGCCAACGACTGCGTGGTCGTCACGGACAATGAGAAAGACTTCCACGGAATCGATATCATCAACCCTCTGCGTGACAGTGCAGGGTTCCCTTCGTGA
- a CDS encoding NAD(P)/FAD-dependent oxidoreductase codes for MKFASYWHETAPAFTGGTAAPVSGHYDVAVIGAGFTGLGAARKLARAGRRVIVLEARQVGFGASGRNGGHVNNGTAHSFLHAKGKFGEEKAKAMYRAFDQGIETIERIIAEEGIACDFRRSGKLKLAAKPAHYDSLAQNYAAVHAEVDCETELLSRADLAREIGSDAFHGGLLMKKSAMMHMGRFVVGLAEAAAGRGAEIHENTPVTSRRQVEKGWELTTPEGKVTADKVFLATGAYTTSAFNYFRRRIVPVGAFLLATRPLTSAELTATMPGNRTCVTTLNVGNFFRVAPDNRLIFGGRPRFSARSDKKSDAKSGAILQAALAGIFPQLAGIEVDYCWGGLVDMTKDRFPRAGQADGVYFSMGYSGHGAQLATHMGEIMADMMTDRINRNPWADLAWDAIPGHFGPPWFLPLVGAYYKLLDRVQ; via the coding sequence ATGAAATTCGCTTCCTACTGGCATGAAACCGCCCCCGCCTTCACCGGCGGAACGGCGGCGCCGGTTTCGGGCCACTATGATGTGGCGGTGATCGGCGCGGGCTTCACCGGTCTCGGCGCCGCGCGGAAGCTGGCGAGGGCCGGGCGCCGCGTCATCGTGCTTGAGGCTCGGCAGGTTGGCTTCGGCGCCTCCGGCCGCAATGGGGGCCACGTGAACAACGGCACCGCCCACAGCTTCCTGCACGCCAAAGGCAAGTTTGGCGAGGAAAAAGCCAAGGCAATGTACCGCGCCTTCGATCAAGGCATCGAGACAATCGAACGCATCATTGCTGAGGAAGGTATCGCCTGCGATTTCCGCCGCTCGGGCAAACTGAAGCTCGCCGCCAAGCCCGCGCACTACGACAGTCTCGCGCAGAACTACGCAGCGGTCCATGCCGAGGTTGACTGCGAGACCGAACTCCTGTCCCGCGCCGACCTTGCCCGAGAGATCGGTTCCGACGCTTTCCACGGCGGGCTGTTGATGAAGAAAAGCGCCATGATGCACATGGGCCGCTTTGTGGTCGGTCTGGCCGAGGCCGCTGCAGGGCGTGGCGCCGAAATCCACGAAAATACACCCGTCACCAGCCGCCGTCAGGTTGAAAAAGGGTGGGAACTGACCACGCCCGAGGGCAAGGTCACCGCCGACAAGGTGTTCCTTGCGACCGGGGCCTACACAACGTCGGCTTTCAACTATTTCCGGCGCCGCATCGTGCCGGTGGGCGCTTTCCTCCTGGCTACCCGCCCGCTGACCTCGGCCGAGTTGACCGCCACCATGCCGGGCAACCGGACCTGCGTGACCACGCTGAACGTCGGCAACTTCTTCCGCGTTGCCCCGGACAACCGCCTGATCTTCGGCGGCCGGCCGCGGTTTTCGGCCCGATCCGACAAGAAATCCGATGCGAAAAGCGGGGCCATCCTGCAGGCGGCGCTCGCCGGCATTTTCCCCCAGCTTGCTGGGATCGAGGTGGATTATTGCTGGGGCGGGCTGGTTGACATGACCAAGGACCGCTTTCCGCGCGCGGGTCAGGCCGATGGCGTCTATTTCTCGATGGGCTATTCCGGTCACGGCGCGCAACTCGCCACCCACATGGGCGAGATCATGGCGGATATGATGACGGACCGCATCAACCGCAACCCCTGGGCCGATCTCGCCTGGGACGCCATCCCCGGCCACTTCGGCCCACCCTGGTTCCTGCCGCTGGTCGGCGCCTACTACAAACTGCTGGATCGGGTGCAGTAG